Proteins co-encoded in one Phycisphaeraceae bacterium genomic window:
- a CDS encoding transposase, with protein MSPRAHRTRFENLNHARFITCSCFQRQRFLDRDRSRRWFVEALERARTLHGFDLWAWVIMPEHFHLLLFPRPGGPPMGSILLSIKQSTARRALKWTRTNRPDALHVVEDRRPDGSVAHRFWQRGGGYDRNVWSDRDIWEKINYIHTNPVARGLCARPEDWPWSSARSFRDPEAGPIRMDRVRILSRP; from the coding sequence ATGTCTCCCCGCGCTCACCGCACACGCTTTGAGAACCTCAACCACGCTCGCTTTATCACCTGCTCTTGTTTCCAGCGGCAAAGGTTTCTCGATCGCGACCGCTCGCGACGATGGTTCGTCGAGGCACTCGAGCGTGCCCGCACGCTCCACGGCTTCGACCTGTGGGCCTGGGTCATCATGCCCGAGCATTTTCATCTGCTTCTCTTCCCTCGCCCCGGCGGCCCGCCCATGGGGTCCATCCTGCTGTCGATCAAACAGTCAACAGCCAGACGGGCGCTCAAGTGGACAAGAACGAACCGCCCGGACGCCCTTCATGTCGTCGAAGATCGCAGGCCGGACGGATCGGTCGCCCACCGATTCTGGCAACGCGGCGGCGGCTACGACCGCAATGTGTGGTCGGATAGAGACATCTGGGAGAAGATCAACTACATCCACACGAACCCGGTCGCACGCGGGCTCTGTGCGCGGCCCGAAGACTGGCCCTGGTCGAGCGCCCGGTCGTTCCGCGATCCTGAGGCGGGCCCGATCCGCATGGATCGGGTGCGGATCCTATCGCGGCCGTAG